The following DNA comes from Lathamus discolor isolate bLatDis1 chromosome 5, bLatDis1.hap1, whole genome shotgun sequence.
GATTGAAGAGCTATCCGTACCTCCTGaaattgttggtttttttttctgaagtgtaatgttttaaaaaagcagatCTGATTATTCATATTAGTCTTCAgatttccttccccttttctttatTGCACAAGGCATTAGCATGGAAACACACTTCACATTTCTCAGGCTTTGtctgtgcctgctgcttttgCCTACTGGAAGTAAAACAGTACTACTTGGTTTCTGACATAACTGATTACTATGGAAATTATTACCATGTCATAAACAGAGGATTTCATGTGTCAAATGTGCGGCAGGAACGCAGGTAATTCTGTAAGCCGAAGATTCCTGGTAataaagaaagagggaagagaaatgcagaaaacatggGATGCCTGTGCAAAATCCATTGTTGCAGATTCTTTTTCAGAAGGCATAACCAGCAAGAGCATGGGGATCGGTCAAGCACTTTGCTGGGgttctttggttttaaatgaaTAAGAAGATAAATGTGAATTTGTGCCTcaagaaataattgttttattttgactCCAGCAGTTGGTACTGGCCAAAGTGATTTCCGAGGGCATTCGATGTATGTCCCAGATCACTGTTCCACGCTAGGGAGACTAGACAGCTATCGCTCTGCTATGCAGCGCTCTGAAACCAAGGACACCAGCTGCCAGACGGAGGAAGTTAAGGTTGTGCCCCCTTCAATGAGAAGAATACGAGCACAGAAAGGACAAGGCATTGCAGCCCAGATGTCTCAGTTCTCCAGCTCATCTGGAAACATGTCAGTGATGAGTGATTCTGCTGCAGTTATATTTGCTTCTCGGCAAAATAGCGACATAGGTTTTCACAGCTTGCCTCGGGCTGGTGCAAGAGTGTCTCTGCAGTCCCTAGAGCAGACAGAGAGCATCTCTAGGCAGACAGAAGACATTGCTGGCTCTTTACCCTACCAGATGAGTAAATTGCAAGTGGATGATAGTGTTGTGCATCTGAGGAATAATTCTACAACAGGGACCCTGTCGAGGCCAAAGTCTCAAGAGGTGAGAAGCTATGATAGTGAAAAGTCTGCAAGCCCAGCATGTGTGGTCTCTCCTCATGCCACCTACTCAACGAGCATCATACCCAATGCAACACTGTCATCCTCATCAGAAGTTATTGTTATTCACGCTGCCCAGAGTGTTGGATCATTGGACAATAAAAtcaccagctccactgcctACCCAAAGCCAAGAGACAATCCTGTTGCCAGCAGTGCAGTAAGTGGGAAAGAAGACCACCATTCCTCAAGCGGTAACTGGAGTGAGAGTAGCTCCACCCGTCACTCACAGACGTCAGATACCATCCCATCTAATGCTGTCATGATGCTTTCTCTTGGTGACTCTGCTGTCTCTCTTAGCACTCCTGGAAATGCAGAGGCTGGGTCTCAGAGCATGGGCTATAGCTGTAGGAACAATCTCACTTTACCAAACCCTTCCCAGGACAGCGATGGTAGGAGTGATTCTAGCTGTTCAGGAGAGCGAGCACAAGCAGCAGTGAACAGCACAGAGCACTGGCTGTACAAGTCTGCAGAAAACAGTGAGACTCTTTCACACAAGGTGGTTTGTACCACATCAGGTTGTGCCACTCCCGGTAGCAacgtgagcagcagcagcctggagaggacTTCAGTCAGAGATGATTCTACTTCTCTGTATTCTGTGGACCATGATGGTTATTATGGTTCCGTGCATATGGACTCTGGGCTGAAGTCAGGCTTGTCTTGTGATAGTACTAATGGTTTTGGGAACTCCAGAGACAGTGTGATAAATGTCttagaaggaaaggagaagaaacatcAGGATGACCAGTCAGGCCAAGGTGAAAAATCCCTTGTAAGAAACATCTCTctgaaaaaggcaaagaagcCGCCTTTGCCCCCATCCAGAACAGACTCACTCAGAAGGATGCCCAAGAAAAAAGCCCAGTCAAATGGACAGGTACTTGATGAAACCCTCATTGCCACCCTTCAGCATTCTCTGCAGTTGAATctcaaatgcaaaaatggcaGCTCCCcttcccagagtccctgcagtgATTATGAAGATCCCTGGGTGTTGCGCTCCCGCAGCCAAAGCTCAGTCAGCGCAAGCAGCAGCATGATGTCCACCACTGCTCCAAACCTCTACTCCATCTGCACAGTCACTCCCTCTCAGAGTGAAACAAGTAGCATCAAGTCGGAGTACGCAGACCAGTGGGGTTACTACAGTGACTATGCAGCCGTGGCAGATGACCAGGTAAAATCCCCAGTGACCCATTCTGCCAGTACATCATCTGCTCTCAGCGATTACAGCATCAGCCACTTCAGTGATGGCTCAAGGGCTTCTGTGCCACAAGTGCCCAGTGGACTGGCCAAACCAAAGAGCACTTCTCCGGAGAAATCCCACCGAGTCACATCGCCATCGAGTGGGTACTCCAGCCAGTCCAATACACCCACTGCACTTACTCCAGTGcctgtaattttaaaatctgcatCATCAGGAAATGGAAAATCCAAGCTGAAGCCTAAAGTGCCTGAAAGGAAATCCTCTCTTCTGTCTTCGCTCTCCATGTCTTCCTCCTCCACTTCTCTTTCTTCAAATACATCTACTGAAGGGAGCATGAGTGTGAAGAAACTGGACTCCACCGTGAGCTCTGCTCCGGATTCTGGTGCTCCCCCTCTGCCACCTCTTCTTCCAACACCTCCTCCACATTGCCCTGAAgtttctcctccccctccccccccccctcctccagcAGAAGTCATGGATCTGTCACCACAGCCAGCCTCTCCCAcgttcccccctcccccaccagAAGCTGATGCAAATTCTTCCTTTGCCCAGCCTGTCCCATGGTTTCCACAAGAAGCCTCCATCAGTTCATTCTCTTGCCCTTGTCCTGCTCCTTCCACTTTCCCCTTAGCTGTCCCGCCACCAGCACCACCTCTTGATCCCAAACTAACGAAAGGTGCAACAATATGCCCGCAGTATTCTTTTAAGAAACGTAACCAGGAAGAGTCTTGCTACAGTCCAGTGAAACAGCCACTCAACAAGCAAGATCCATCGAGACCTGTGATGCCCTTAGTAACTACCAAAGCATTGCAAATGGTGCAGCTGAGGTCTGTGAAAAAAGCGACAGAAGGTGAACCATCACCTGAATCTGCTTCTGAAACTGCCTCTCAGGAAAAGGGTGCTGTAAGCTCATCATCTCAGTCTTCCCTAAAGCCGTCTCTCTCACTAAGACTCAGCAGCAGCTTAGGCgaagaggaaatgaaaactcAAGGCACTTCATTTAAAAACTCAGTTCAAACACTGGCTCGGGGTTCTCCTGTCGTTCTGCCTGATAATGTACCTGCACTTGACAGAGATCAAAAGCCTGCAAGTGCTGTGGGTCTAAACAAGTCTTTTGAAGCTGATGCACTGGGGACAACTGGTGAAGACACACCTGAGCCTTCAGTGCAGAGTGAAGACCTCCTTTTTGGCATGTTACTTCAGGGGTCACCAGCATCTCCCGACAAGACTCAGGTCATATTGCCAAGCAAGAAACCACCTCCTATTTCAAAGAAACCCAAACTGTTCCTTGTGGTACCACCTCCACAGTTAGATCTTACAGTGGAGAAAAAAGCTGAAGTGAGTGATACTGTCAGAAGCACATCAAGCCCAACTAAGAGAGACGCTGTGCTTGCACACTGCGAGGAGGCGAGAAATTGTCTTACAGATGGACTCAGTTGTAGCGAGATGGACTCTGGCAGCCTGGTTCCTGAGGGAGGAGCTGCTGGATTCACCTTCTCAGAGACAGTGGGAGCTAATGCCTTTGTGGTACAGCCTGCTGCATCACCAGTTCAAGAAGAAcccaggcaggaggagcagtCTGCTTTTGAAGAAGGAAGCAGTTCAGGCAGCAGCCAAGACAGTGGCAGTAACACTGACGGGCACCTATCTCAAGAGAACGAAACTGGTGAGtctctttcctttgcctttttttcagaTGCGGCAGTATTTTAAAGAAGCTGGGGAGTGAGCATAGCAGCCCTAGCATTAAGGTGGGCTTCTGTAGAGAAAAGAACCTCTTGCAATAATTACAACTATAAGCCTAAAGAAAGTTGCAGGGACCCGATTAATACTTCATGAGATTTCTTACAATTCCTTTCTGATTTCTCATTATTGAAGacatgggaagaaaatgatGCTTTATGTAATTGTGCTGAGATTTCATGCTATGAAAATGTGGTTAGCTTTgttaattttgattttgtgttaGTGGAAGCCATACAcgttttctttcactgttctCTATGTGTGTAAGCAAGCACAGGCATTTTGTGCACTGCAGTTTCCTCAGCAAGTGTTCTGAAATCACAGCAATGACAGCAGTGCACTCATTTGATCAGAGGCGGTGCGAGCAGATTTCAGGACTGTATGCCTGTTGGGTTCCCACGATGGACTGACAGTAttgttcattttctctgcaTAGTGGAGGTGTTCGAATCGGATACAGCACATAGTTCGTTCCTGCCAAGCAATAGTTATGGGGAAGAGGCAGATGGAGTGGCAACACCAGCAAGACCAAGGACTACCGAAGATCTTTTTGCAGCCATTCACAGGTACTGCAGAAATTGCCATTCCCACACTCAGGTCCTGTAGTTCTTGTAGTAAATGTAGTTAACATTTACTAAAACACCCAGTTACAACAGTCATTGCTGTAACAGAAAGCAGGCATTTATCAGCTTTCTAGTAAGGCGATAcatgaaaaagataaagaacttgtgttttattgttctacaaatatattttaatcaaTTCTGAACTACAAGCTATCAGATTAAATCAATATAGATTGTATTATAAATAACCTGCCCCTTAAAATATCAATTACGTCTAGTATTTATTGTACTGTTCTCAATCTGCCATATTAactctgctgttgctttttctgtgtatctttttgttttcattcttgttcttctccatctcttttTACTCTCTTCGCTGCTTATATGGTGCAGTTTGGGACAGAGGCTCAACGCTAATGCTTCATGGCAAGCGTGGCTGAAACTGGCAAGTAACACAACATGTCAGTCATATGGCAAAACATATGGCAAACGCTGGATTATAGTTTGCCATAATCCAGCCTGAGGTCGGGTGTCTTGTGTCAAACTGGTTCATGAATGAAATGTGCAATACTGGCTCTATTATCAATGACATTATTCATTtcccttaaaaacaaaatcatttcaATAGGCAACTAGATTTTTGTGCTGTTCACCTGAGgttctaaacaaaaaaaaaaaggaaaagagaaaaaaaaaggcttaaaaccaCAACATGAAACGTGTGCACCATTTAAACAGTACACACAGAAGACCATTACCACTCTGAACTACTGGGCTTGCTTTTAGATTAGAATCGATGTAGTGGTAGTGCCATCTTGTGGCTTTGTCTTTAACTTCAAAAGGTACAGGGGCCACCTCTTTATCTGGTCACAGAGAACACCTGGCAGCATCTGTATAGGTTTATTTAGGTTTAGTCAGTTTGTGAAGCTGTGCATGAGTTCTGCATCAGGAGTACTGAGGGATGGGGAAAGCCTGTTGTGAGAACGTGGCTGGGAGACCGCATCACTTGGGATGCAAATGCAAAGGAATTTCATCTTTGAAACTATTCTGTCTCAGATGTTACAAAAATTCCATACATATGATACTGACTTTTTACAACTCATGGTTACTCCCTTAGGACTTGGCTTGTGGGAGCTGTTCTAAAAATGGTCTGTTGCATTTGTGTTGCATGGCATTTACCAGGACTGCGACAAATCTGGTTTTAGAATGAAGTATTCTGGCCAGTAGCCCTTCTCCATTCTGTATGCAGATAGGGAATGGATCTCTGTGTGTATGCACATATGAGTAATTTGTGAGTTTATGGGGAAATGGACAATGGAACTGGATGTGACATAGTTAAAACTGCTTCACACATTTGTTATTAAGACCTTGCTTTTGCTGGCTTTAGACTTGAACTACTATCTTCCTTGGTTGTTAATTAAGTAAAAATGGcttgtttccccccccccacacacacactattTGTAAAAGGTGTTATTTTGGGGATTGGGACTTCTGAATATGTGCTTTGGAGTAAGATGAGAAATTTAGTGGTATGTGTGTTAAGGACAGGAAGAACAATCTAAGTTTAAGTCACAGATTTCTTTGAATATGTACCCTGTCTCAGTCTGAAAAGccaccaaaaccaaatttgGTTCTTAATTTTAAGTTTCTGACATAATTCATACATGCTGAGAAAAGCATGGagtgctctgctctgcatttGCGGTCTAGCAATTAAGCATCAAACCAAGATACCACTCTTGCCCTAAAGATCTTTGCAActgaaattttgctttctatATATTTGGAatttcatttgggttttggCAGCAGTACAACCCTAGCACTTCAGTGTTTAAAGATACCCATAGGCAGCCAAAACCCTAATGAAGGGAAGTCTTTTTCCTGTAAATAATTCGCACACATGTTCGCATAGAGACTCACAGAGCATCCAAGCACCAAATTCACTTGCTGACTACGGTACTGACACAGTTAAATCCAGACAAGGTTCTTACGTTTGCCACTACTAAAGGCATCATTTTATCCCTGTGTTATCTTCTGGTGTCCATTCATCCTCAGGCTGACTGGATGCTGGTATTACATTCTTCTCCCAGAAAGGCaggtggaggcagcagcagctgaaaatagCAGCTGCTACAGCTGCCTGTGGGGGCATCATAAATGATCTGTACATAAGCTTCACCACTAGAGAGACAGCATCACTCCAAAGTCTTGGCAGAGTTTATGGCCATGTCTGTTGCTGTCACCTACTCAGCCGACAGATCCTGCTACTTTATTTTCTGGGGGGAAGGATTATTATCAATAGGCTGCAATGCATAAAGACATTTGGGCTTGCCTTGGCAAAATCTCAAGGCCTTTAAGAAAGTAGAGCTAAGGATCACATTAAGTAGAAACCTGTTTTACAAGGGGAACAATCTGTATTGAACACACAGTTGATAAAAATTCATACCAAATTACAGCATGCTAATCTTGTAACAAGTCTCCTGACTTGTTTTAAACTTTGGCCAAAATAGCATAAGTAAAATTAGCCCTTATATGATGTTTTTGAATTAATTCTTGCTTAGCCcacaaagaagcaaagcagctttgctgcagaTACCAGGCATGTAAAACTTTTGTTTAAGATTTATAATAATGGGAAAATGGGGCAATAGAAGTCCAGCTTCCACTTATTCTCACCTCCATAACTGcttcttaattttgtttttgttatccCTGCACTttacttgaaattaaaaaacactCCATCCTTTCATTTGGAAAGATAACTTTCATGTCAGGAAGTTGGTCTCTCCTTCATTTAGTCGCAGAGTTGCAATGACTGAGCACCAACAGAACTGTGAATTTTGTCTGTGTATCTTAGTAGAAGCTGGAAGACTCAATTTCCACTATTCAGTTAATATTTAGGTCAAGGAGGagacttttgttttttaattaatttaattcagaGTAGTCACCTGTGGCTCCCTTTACGCCATCTTAACTTCAGCAGCAGTGCACTGCACTATCCTTTGCTAAAAGCAAGTGCACTAAACTGCCCGTCTAATTCTCCAAAGAGCATCAAATGAAGTAGTagaccaaaagaaaacaaaacccccaaacataCTGTAGATGACGTATTTTTAATCAGGTCCCCCAACTAACAGATAAATGGCACTGTATATAATCTTTATAATGCATTAATCTTAGCAGTTGAACACTGACTCCAGAAAACCTGATTCACTAAACTTGCTGAAGTGTTTTGGACATTGTATTACCAGTTTTAGTAGTTTCATTGTTCCAGATTTGCAGAAGAACAATAAAATTTAGCTTATACCT
Coding sequences within:
- the NHSL1 gene encoding NHS-like protein 1 isoform X1, encoding MPFPLRTLEPLKLCRLEEAGGDGAERGGPAPGDPAAAAERGGGRRRGAVPLFGALEQVSSYALVSLLMQLSDLSRCAGDIFGGILSEADSLCHRNARLQRRLGALEALLARLDHRKVKIPVSNLDEESRWTVHYTAPWHQQENVFLPSSRPPCVEDLHRQAKLNLKSVLRECDKLRRDGYRSSQYYSQGPTFSSSSSAICGSYQDDYEEIEQKCPVSSPEEEKLITIKRPKTPVSDDLSDINTQTNWTKSLPLPTPEEKMRQQAQAVQTDVVPINVTGENFDRQASIRRSLIYTDTVVRRPKKVKRRKTITGIPDNIQKELAVGTGQSDFRGHSMYVPDHCSTLGRLDSYRSAMQRSETKDTSCQTEEVKVVPPSMRRIRAQKGQGIAAQMSQFSSSSGNMSVMSDSAAVIFASRQNSDIGFHSLPRAGARVSLQSLEQTESISRQTEDIAGSLPYQMSKLQVDDSVVHLRNNSTTGTLSRPKSQEVRSYDSEKSASPACVVSPHATYSTSIIPNATLSSSSEVIVIHAAQSVGSLDNKITSSTAYPKPRDNPVASSAVSGKEDHHSSSGNWSESSSTRHSQTSDTIPSNAVMMLSLGDSAVSLSTPGNAEAGSQSMGYSCRNNLTLPNPSQDSDGRSDSSCSGERAQAAVNSTEHWLYKSAENSETLSHKVVCTTSGCATPGSNVSSSSLERTSVRDDSTSLYSVDHDGYYGSVHMDSGLKSGLSCDSTNGFGNSRDSVINVLEGKEKKHQDDQSGQGEKSLVRNISLKKAKKPPLPPSRTDSLRRMPKKKAQSNGQVLDETLIATLQHSLQLNLKCKNGSSPSQSPCSDYEDPWVLRSRSQSSVSASSSMMSTTAPNLYSICTVTPSQSETSSIKSEYADQWGYYSDYAAVADDQVKSPVTHSASTSSALSDYSISHFSDGSRASVPQVPSGLAKPKSTSPEKSHRVTSPSSGYSSQSNTPTALTPVPVILKSASSGNGKSKLKPKVPERKSSLLSSLSMSSSSTSLSSNTSTEGSMSVKKLDSTVSSAPDSGAPPLPPLLPTPPPHCPEVSPPPPPPPPPAEVMDLSPQPASPTFPPPPPEADANSSFAQPVPWFPQEASISSFSCPCPAPSTFPLAVPPPAPPLDPKLTKGATICPQYSFKKRNQEESCYSPVKQPLNKQDPSRPVMPLVTTKALQMVQLRSVKKATEGEPSPESASETASQEKGAVSSSSQSSLKPSLSLRLSSSLGEEEMKTQGTSFKNSVQTLARGSPVVLPDNVPALDRDQKPASAVGLNKSFEADALGTTGEDTPEPSVQSEDLLFGMLLQGSPASPDKTQVILPSKKPPPISKKPKLFLVVPPPQLDLTVEKKAEVSDTVRSTSSPTKRDAVLAHCEEARNCLTDGLSCSEMDSGSLVPEGGAAGFTFSETVGANAFVVQPAASPVQEEPRQEEQSAFEEGSSSGSSQDSGSNTDGHLSQENETVEVFESDTAHSSFLPSNSYGEEADGVATPARPRTTEDLFAAIHRSKRKVLGRKDSEDDRTRNHSPSPPVTPTGASPTSTTLKQAGSIQRSIRKSSTSNDNFKALLLKKGSRCDTSSRMSAAEMLKNTDPRFHRPKTDVSPDISDSPASCSPSKSKRAQEEWAKSEGLMPRSMSFSGTRYGRSRTPPSAASSKYNVRNRIQSSPMTVISEGDGEVVEQSEGRVRRTLEEQQERQLDMFNSDEMDMNDFPYAEEAGCKETLDPAHLDLLTQPDTSRKYLSPSAE
- the NHSL1 gene encoding NHS-like protein 1 isoform X5, producing MKKECVSRPFKLKQNPGSLSRAVSWINFSSLSRQTKRLFRSDGELSSMCVQQVDEDDENWIYRSQQRKAVSNLDEESRWTVHYTAPWHQQENVFLPSSRPPCVEDLHRQAKLNLKSVLRECDKLRRDGYRSSQYYSQGPTFSSSSSAICGSYQDDYEEIEQKCPVSSPEEEKLITIKRPKTPVSDDLSDINTQTNWTKSLPLPTPEEKMRQQAQAVQTDVVPINVTAVGTGQSDFRGHSMYVPDHCSTLGRLDSYRSAMQRSETKDTSCQTEEVKVVPPSMRRIRAQKGQGIAAQMSQFSSSSGNMSVMSDSAAVIFASRQNSDIGFHSLPRAGARVSLQSLEQTESISRQTEDIAGSLPYQMSKLQVDDSVVHLRNNSTTGTLSRPKSQEVRSYDSEKSASPACVVSPHATYSTSIIPNATLSSSSEVIVIHAAQSVGSLDNKITSSTAYPKPRDNPVASSAVSGKEDHHSSSGNWSESSSTRHSQTSDTIPSNAVMMLSLGDSAVSLSTPGNAEAGSQSMGYSCRNNLTLPNPSQDSDGRSDSSCSGERAQAAVNSTEHWLYKSAENSETLSHKVVCTTSGCATPGSNVSSSSLERTSVRDDSTSLYSVDHDGYYGSVHMDSGLKSGLSCDSTNGFGNSRDSVINVLEGKEKKHQDDQSGQGEKSLVRNISLKKAKKPPLPPSRTDSLRRMPKKKAQSNGQVLDETLIATLQHSLQLNLKCKNGSSPSQSPCSDYEDPWVLRSRSQSSVSASSSMMSTTAPNLYSICTVTPSQSETSSIKSEYADQWGYYSDYAAVADDQVKSPVTHSASTSSALSDYSISHFSDGSRASVPQVPSGLAKPKSTSPEKSHRVTSPSSGYSSQSNTPTALTPVPVILKSASSGNGKSKLKPKVPERKSSLLSSLSMSSSSTSLSSNTSTEGSMSVKKLDSTVSSAPDSGAPPLPPLLPTPPPHCPEVSPPPPPPPPPAEVMDLSPQPASPTFPPPPPEADANSSFAQPVPWFPQEASISSFSCPCPAPSTFPLAVPPPAPPLDPKLTKGATICPQYSFKKRNQEESCYSPVKQPLNKQDPSRPVMPLVTTKALQMVQLRSVKKATEGEPSPESASETASQEKGAVSSSSQSSLKPSLSLRLSSSLGEEEMKTQGTSFKNSVQTLARGSPVVLPDNVPALDRDQKPASAVGLNKSFEADALGTTGEDTPEPSVQSEDLLFGMLLQGSPASPDKTQVILPSKKPPPISKKPKLFLVVPPPQLDLTVEKKAEVSDTVRSTSSPTKRDAVLAHCEEARNCLTDGLSCSEMDSGSLVPEGGAAGFTFSETVGANAFVVQPAASPVQEEPRQEEQSAFEEGSSSGSSQDSGSNTDGHLSQENETVEVFESDTAHSSFLPSNSYGEEADGVATPARPRTTEDLFAAIHRSKRKVLGRKDSEDDRTRNHSPSPPVTPTGASPTSTTLKQAGSIQRSIRKSSTSNDNFKALLLKKGSRCDTSSRMSAAEMLKNTDPRFHRPKTDVSPDISDSPASCSPSKSKRAQEEWAKSEGLMPRSMSFSGTRYGRSRTPPSAASSKYNVRNRIQSSPMTVISEGDGEVVEQSEGRVRRTLEEQQERQLDMFNSDEMDMNDFPYAEEAGCKETLDPAHLDLLTQPDTSRKYLSPSAE
- the NHSL1 gene encoding NHS-like protein 1 isoform X3, yielding MPFPLRTLEPLKLCRLEEAGGDGAERGGPAPGDPAAAAERGGGRRRGAVPLFGALEQVSSYALVSLLMQLSDLSRCAGDIFGGILSEADSLCHRNARLQRRLGALEALLARLDHRKVKIPVSNLDEESRWTVHYTAPWHQQENVFLPSSRPPCVEDLHRQAKLNLKSVLRECDKLRRDGYRSSQYYSQGPTFSSSSSAICGSYQDDYEEIEQKCPVSSPEEEKLITIKRPKTPVSDDLSDINTQTNWTKSLPLPTPEEKMRQQAQAVQTDVVPINVTAVGTGQSDFRGHSMYVPDHCSTLGRLDSYRSAMQRSETKDTSCQTEEVKVVPPSMRRIRAQKGQGIAAQMSQFSSSSGNMSVMSDSAAVIFASRQNSDIGFHSLPRAGARVSLQSLEQTESISRQTEDIAGSLPYQMSKLQVDDSVVHLRNNSTTGTLSRPKSQEVRSYDSEKSASPACVVSPHATYSTSIIPNATLSSSSEVIVIHAAQSVGSLDNKITSSTAYPKPRDNPVASSAVSGKEDHHSSSGNWSESSSTRHSQTSDTIPSNAVMMLSLGDSAVSLSTPGNAEAGSQSMGYSCRNNLTLPNPSQDSDGRSDSSCSGERAQAAVNSTEHWLYKSAENSETLSHKVVCTTSGCATPGSNVSSSSLERTSVRDDSTSLYSVDHDGYYGSVHMDSGLKSGLSCDSTNGFGNSRDSVINVLEGKEKKHQDDQSGQGEKSLVRNISLKKAKKPPLPPSRTDSLRRMPKKKAQSNGQVLDETLIATLQHSLQLNLKCKNGSSPSQSPCSDYEDPWVLRSRSQSSVSASSSMMSTTAPNLYSICTVTPSQSETSSIKSEYADQWGYYSDYAAVADDQVKSPVTHSASTSSALSDYSISHFSDGSRASVPQVPSGLAKPKSTSPEKSHRVTSPSSGYSSQSNTPTALTPVPVILKSASSGNGKSKLKPKVPERKSSLLSSLSMSSSSTSLSSNTSTEGSMSVKKLDSTVSSAPDSGAPPLPPLLPTPPPHCPEVSPPPPPPPPPAEVMDLSPQPASPTFPPPPPEADANSSFAQPVPWFPQEASISSFSCPCPAPSTFPLAVPPPAPPLDPKLTKGATICPQYSFKKRNQEESCYSPVKQPLNKQDPSRPVMPLVTTKALQMVQLRSVKKATEGEPSPESASETASQEKGAVSSSSQSSLKPSLSLRLSSSLGEEEMKTQGTSFKNSVQTLARGSPVVLPDNVPALDRDQKPASAVGLNKSFEADALGTTGEDTPEPSVQSEDLLFGMLLQGSPASPDKTQVILPSKKPPPISKKPKLFLVVPPPQLDLTVEKKAEVSDTVRSTSSPTKRDAVLAHCEEARNCLTDGLSCSEMDSGSLVPEGGAAGFTFSETVGANAFVVQPAASPVQEEPRQEEQSAFEEGSSSGSSQDSGSNTDGHLSQENETVEVFESDTAHSSFLPSNSYGEEADGVATPARPRTTEDLFAAIHRSKRKVLGRKDSEDDRTRNHSPSPPVTPTGASPTSTTLKQAGSIQRSIRKSSTSNDNFKALLLKKGSRCDTSSRMSAAEMLKNTDPRFHRPKTDVSPDISDSPASCSPSKSKRAQEEWAKSEGLMPRSMSFSGTRYGRSRTPPSAASSKYNVRNRIQSSPMTVISEGDGEVVEQSEGRVRRTLEEQQERQLDMFNSDEMDMNDFPYAEEAGCKETLDPAHLDLLTQPDTSRKYLSPSAE
- the NHSL1 gene encoding NHS-like protein 1 isoform X6; amino-acid sequence: MVVFINTKLKSLMKLFKRKTVSNLDEESRWTVHYTAPWHQQENVFLPSSRPPCVEDLHRQAKLNLKSVLRECDKLRRDGYRSSQYYSQGPTFSSSSSAICGSYQDDYEEIEQKCPVSSPEEEKLITIKRPKTPVSDDLSDINTQTNWTKSLPLPTPEEKMRQQAQAVQTDVVPINVTGENFDRQASIRRSLIYTDTVVRRPKKVKRRKTITGIPDNIQKELAVGTGQSDFRGHSMYVPDHCSTLGRLDSYRSAMQRSETKDTSCQTEEVKVVPPSMRRIRAQKGQGIAAQMSQFSSSSGNMSVMSDSAAVIFASRQNSDIGFHSLPRAGARVSLQSLEQTESISRQTEDIAGSLPYQMSKLQVDDSVVHLRNNSTTGTLSRPKSQEVRSYDSEKSASPACVVSPHATYSTSIIPNATLSSSSEVIVIHAAQSVGSLDNKITSSTAYPKPRDNPVASSAVSGKEDHHSSSGNWSESSSTRHSQTSDTIPSNAVMMLSLGDSAVSLSTPGNAEAGSQSMGYSCRNNLTLPNPSQDSDGRSDSSCSGERAQAAVNSTEHWLYKSAENSETLSHKVVCTTSGCATPGSNVSSSSLERTSVRDDSTSLYSVDHDGYYGSVHMDSGLKSGLSCDSTNGFGNSRDSVINVLEGKEKKHQDDQSGQGEKSLVRNISLKKAKKPPLPPSRTDSLRRMPKKKAQSNGQVLDETLIATLQHSLQLNLKCKNGSSPSQSPCSDYEDPWVLRSRSQSSVSASSSMMSTTAPNLYSICTVTPSQSETSSIKSEYADQWGYYSDYAAVADDQVKSPVTHSASTSSALSDYSISHFSDGSRASVPQVPSGLAKPKSTSPEKSHRVTSPSSGYSSQSNTPTALTPVPVILKSASSGNGKSKLKPKVPERKSSLLSSLSMSSSSTSLSSNTSTEGSMSVKKLDSTVSSAPDSGAPPLPPLLPTPPPHCPEVSPPPPPPPPPAEVMDLSPQPASPTFPPPPPEADANSSFAQPVPWFPQEASISSFSCPCPAPSTFPLAVPPPAPPLDPKLTKGATICPQYSFKKRNQEESCYSPVKQPLNKQDPSRPVMPLVTTKALQMVQLRSVKKATEGEPSPESASETASQEKGAVSSSSQSSLKPSLSLRLSSSLGEEEMKTQGTSFKNSVQTLARGSPVVLPDNVPALDRDQKPASAVGLNKSFEADALGTTGEDTPEPSVQSEDLLFGMLLQGSPASPDKTQVILPSKKPPPISKKPKLFLVVPPPQLDLTVEKKAEVSDTVRSTSSPTKRDAVLAHCEEARNCLTDGLSCSEMDSGSLVPEGGAAGFTFSETVGANAFVVQPAASPVQEEPRQEEQSAFEEGSSSGSSQDSGSNTDGHLSQENETVEVFESDTAHSSFLPSNSYGEEADGVATPARPRTTEDLFAAIHRSKRKVLGRKDSEDDRTRNHSPSPPVTPTGASPTSTTLKQAGSIQRSIRKSSTSNDNFKALLLKKGSRCDTSSRMSAAEMLKNTDPRFHRPKTDVSPDISDSPASCSPSKSKRAQEEWAKSEGLMPRSMSFSGTRYGRSRTPPSAASSKYNVRNRIQSSPMTVISEGDGEVVEQSEGRVRRTLEEQQERQLDMFNSDEMDMNDFPYAEEAGCKETLDPAHLDLLTQPDTSRKYLSPSAE